A DNA window from Pontimonas salivibrio contains the following coding sequences:
- the ftsY gene encoding signal recognition particle-docking protein FtsY produces MATWSLGRALRGLWQQETLDESTWEDLEDALLMADAGVEYTEALLTEVRSEAERIGLTRPSDVKALLAERIEAHLAEYDPTLTLTERPAVVLIVGVNGVGKTTTIGKFAKYLRSAGRSVLIGAADTFRAAAVDQLSHWATRADAQIVTPEKDGQDPASVAYQAVARAMEQHIDVVLIDTAGRLQTKSDLMDELGKVRRVVEKLTPVSEVLLVLDATTGQNGLSQAELFLEHAGVTGLVLTKLDGSARGGFVLAVQQRTGLPVKLIGDGEGLDNLRGFSAKAFATALID; encoded by the coding sequence GTGGCCACTTGGTCTTTAGGCCGCGCCCTTCGTGGGTTGTGGCAGCAAGAAACTCTTGATGAGTCCACCTGGGAAGACCTCGAAGATGCCCTGTTGATGGCTGATGCCGGTGTGGAATACACCGAAGCATTGTTGACAGAAGTGCGCAGTGAAGCAGAGCGCATTGGGCTTACTCGCCCCAGCGATGTGAAGGCGTTGTTGGCAGAGCGTATTGAAGCCCACTTGGCCGAATACGACCCCACCTTGACCCTGACGGAGCGACCCGCTGTGGTGCTCATTGTGGGAGTAAACGGTGTGGGCAAAACCACAACGATTGGCAAGTTCGCCAAATATTTGCGAAGTGCCGGACGCAGTGTGCTGATTGGGGCTGCCGACACATTTCGGGCGGCCGCTGTCGATCAGCTGAGCCACTGGGCCACTCGTGCGGATGCCCAGATTGTCACCCCCGAAAAAGACGGTCAAGATCCCGCATCTGTCGCCTACCAGGCAGTCGCTCGCGCGATGGAGCAACACATTGATGTGGTCTTGATCGACACGGCTGGTCGCCTCCAGACCAAATCGGACCTGATGGATGAGTTGGGGAAAGTGCGCCGCGTGGTGGAAAAGCTCACGCCGGTATCTGAAGTGTTGCTGGTGTTGGATGCGACCACCGGCCAAAACGGCCTATCTCAGGCGGAGCTGTTTTTAGAACACGCAGGGGTGACCGGTTTGGTGCTCACCAAACTGGACGGTTCAGCCCGTGGAGGTTTCGTACTCGCCGTGCAACAGCGCACCGGGTTGCCGGTGAAACTCATTGGCGACGGTGAAGGCCTCGACAACCTGCGAGGCTTTTCGGCCAAAGCCTTCGCCACCGCATTAATCGACTAA
- a CDS encoding gamma carbonic anhydrase family protein produces the protein MRYSFDDHTPQVDHSAYVAASADLIGRVVIEPDACVLFHAVLRGDTEIITLGRGSNIQDGVAVHADPGYPVTIGEGVSVGHNATLHGCTIENDCLIGMGATVLNGAVIGTGSLVAAGAVVLEGQVIPPGSLVAGLPAKVRRELGSEEIEAIRANAAHYNQLRVSYANQHPSGG, from the coding sequence GTGAGATATTCCTTTGACGACCACACCCCCCAGGTGGATCACTCCGCCTACGTGGCCGCGAGCGCAGACCTGATCGGTCGCGTCGTGATTGAACCAGACGCCTGTGTGCTCTTTCACGCGGTGCTGCGAGGTGACACCGAAATCATCACCCTCGGTCGGGGGTCCAACATTCAAGACGGGGTCGCCGTCCACGCCGACCCCGGTTACCCGGTCACTATTGGTGAGGGTGTCAGTGTGGGCCACAACGCGACGTTGCACGGCTGCACCATTGAAAATGATTGCCTGATTGGTATGGGCGCCACCGTGTTAAACGGTGCCGTAATCGGCACCGGGTCACTTGTTGCAGCAGGCGCGGTGGTGTTAGAAGGTCAAGTCATTCCGCCTGGGAGCCTGGTGGCGGGCCTTCCGGCCAAAGTCCGCCGCGAATTGGGTAGTGAAGAAATTGAGGCGATTCGCGCTAACGCCGCCCACTACAACCAGCTGCGCGTCTCTTACGCGAACCAGCACCCAAGTGGGGGTTAG
- the ffh gene encoding signal recognition particle protein, translating into MAFGSLSDRLTETFRSLRSKGRLSPSDIDKTVREIRRALLDSDVALEVVKSFTQAVRERALGDDVNKALNPAQQVVSIVMEELEAILGGTGRGLTFSKTPPTVIMLAGLQGAGKTTLAGKLAKYLKAEGHTPVLVACDLQRPGAVDQLQIVGGQVEVPVFAPEPGSGVGDPVKVAKDSLRFATDKLHDVVIVDTAGRTGVDEDMMAQARAIRDAVTPDEVLFVLDAMIGQDAVHTARAFGDGVDFTGVVLTKLDGDQKGGAALSVKGITDRDILFASTGEKLDDFEVFHPDRMAKRILDLGDVMTLIEQAQKAFDEESRAEMEQKFLSDTFTLDDFLDQLQQVKKMGSLQSMIGMLPGARGMKEQLDNVDDKDIARTEAIIRSMTPTERVNPKLLNASRRKRIALGSGVSVTDVNQLMARFEQAQKMMKTVAKGGVPQIPGMGPVGAGGGSGKSKRKGKAKKPKARSGNPATRAQQLRGGKPPEAPGSSFGLSG; encoded by the coding sequence ATGGCATTTGGTTCCCTCTCCGATCGGTTAACCGAGACCTTCCGTTCGCTGCGCTCAAAAGGTCGACTGTCACCGAGCGATATTGATAAGACGGTCCGCGAAATACGTCGAGCCCTGCTCGATTCTGACGTCGCCCTCGAAGTAGTGAAATCGTTCACTCAGGCGGTGCGGGAGCGCGCCCTGGGTGATGACGTCAATAAGGCACTAAACCCCGCCCAACAGGTTGTCAGCATTGTGATGGAGGAGCTAGAAGCCATCCTCGGAGGCACTGGCCGGGGGCTCACTTTCTCGAAAACTCCCCCCACGGTGATCATGTTGGCCGGCCTGCAGGGTGCCGGTAAAACGACGTTGGCGGGAAAACTCGCCAAATACTTGAAAGCCGAAGGTCACACCCCCGTGTTGGTGGCCTGTGACCTGCAACGCCCCGGTGCGGTTGACCAGCTGCAAATTGTGGGTGGCCAGGTCGAGGTTCCGGTGTTTGCCCCGGAACCCGGTAGCGGAGTGGGCGACCCGGTGAAGGTCGCGAAAGATTCTCTTCGTTTCGCCACCGACAAACTCCACGACGTCGTCATTGTCGACACCGCGGGTCGTACCGGTGTTGATGAGGACATGATGGCGCAGGCGAGGGCCATTCGGGATGCGGTCACACCCGACGAAGTGCTTTTTGTCTTAGACGCCATGATCGGTCAAGACGCTGTTCACACAGCCAGAGCGTTCGGTGACGGAGTCGACTTCACTGGGGTGGTCCTCACCAAACTCGACGGCGACCAAAAAGGTGGTGCCGCCCTCAGTGTGAAGGGCATCACCGACCGCGACATTCTCTTTGCCTCAACGGGTGAAAAGCTCGACGACTTCGAAGTGTTCCACCCGGATCGGATGGCTAAGCGCATCCTCGACCTGGGTGACGTGATGACACTCATCGAACAGGCCCAAAAGGCCTTCGATGAGGAATCTAGGGCGGAAATGGAACAAAAGTTCCTCTCCGACACGTTCACCCTCGATGACTTTCTTGACCAACTCCAGCAGGTCAAAAAAATGGGGTCCCTCCAGTCGATGATCGGCATGCTGCCGGGCGCCAGGGGCATGAAAGAGCAGCTGGACAACGTCGACGATAAAGATATTGCCCGCACCGAAGCGATCATCCGGTCGATGACTCCGACCGAGCGGGTGAACCCCAAACTGTTAAACGCGTCTCGTCGCAAACGCATCGCCCTGGGTTCCGGTGTGAGTGTCACCGACGTGAACCAGTTGATGGCACGCTTCGAACAGGCCCAAAAAATGATGAAAACTGTCGCCAAAGGTGGTGTTCCCCAAATACCGGGCATGGGTCCGGTCGGTGCGGGAGGCGGCTCTGGCAAATCGAAACGCAAAGGCAAAGCGAAAAAACCTAAAGCACGCTCGGGTAACCCGGCCACCCGCGCCCAACAGCTCCGAGGCGGCAAACCTCCCGAAGCACCCGGGTCCAGTTTCGGCCTTTCGGGCTAG
- a CDS encoding RNA-binding protein, which produces MLDRALTHLVKEIVEHPDEVSVTPVEGPRGDVLEIRVHPDDLGRVIGRGGRTAKALRAVIGALAKGGRVRVDVVDQDS; this is translated from the coding sequence ATGTTAGACCGTGCGTTGACCCACCTCGTCAAAGAAATTGTGGAACACCCTGACGAGGTGTCGGTCACGCCGGTCGAAGGCCCCCGCGGCGATGTTCTGGAAATCCGGGTTCACCCGGATGACCTCGGTCGAGTCATCGGTCGCGGCGGTCGCACCGCAAAAGCACTTCGCGCTGTCATTGGGGCGCTCGCTAAAGGCGGTCGGGTTCGTGTGGACGTGGTCGATCAGGACTCCTGA